The sequence below is a genomic window from Nitrospirota bacterium.
TATTTTCCCAATTCTTTTTACCACCCTTTGCAGCAGGTAAAACATGATCAAACGTCAGGTCCCTGACGTCAAACCTCAAGCCGCAATATTGACAGGTATGGTCGTCCCTGGTGAAGATATTGGCCCGAGAAAATTTTACAGAATGAATGTTGCGGGCCTTAACTATCTTTAGTAGTCTTAAGACAGAGGGTAGGTTAAAACTGACCCTGATACCACGGACTTCGCGGTCATACACTTCCAGTACTTCAACTTTTCCCTGGAACAACAGGGTGACAGCCCTTTTCCATGGGATGACCTTCAGTGGTTCATAAGTAGCGTTAAGAAG
It includes:
- a CDS encoding HNH endonuclease; this encodes MEHTLLLNATYEPLKVIPWKRAVTLLFQGKVEVLEVYDREVRGIRVSFNLPSVLRLLKIVKARNIHSVKFSRANIFTRDDHTCQYCGLRFDVRDLTFDHVLPAAKGGKKNWENIVTACWKCNNKKSGRTPAQSGMRLIKVPCEPKWLPHVTITLGIRNKPENWRDYLYWNVELEKEDPG